One region of Haloprofundus salilacus genomic DNA includes:
- a CDS encoding hemolysin family protein produces the protein MVDVALSVGRILLALFLVVLNGFFVAAEFAFVKIRSTQVEALAEGGGRSAKIVKEATDNLDDYLAVSQLGITIASLGLGWIGEPAVAALIDPILEPVLPPETLHIVTVGIGFGIITFLHVVFGELAPKTLGIQEAERIALLVAVPMKLFYYLFVPGIVVFNGTAIFFTRLVGVSPASETDETHTEEEILTIVTQSGRKGDVEMEEVEMIEAVFDLGDTVAREIMTPRPDVMTISAETPLDELRSTVANERYTRYPVVETDDPGQVVGFVHVKDVFRAVEGGRQETDRLRARDIAREAIVIPEDRDIDDILAEFRRRKIQLAVVIDEWGAFEGIVTIEDVVEELVGEIHDEFDAEATEPTIERRDDGGYTFEGRVAINEVNEALGTAFQSEEFDTIGGLVLSELGRAPKSGDRILVDGYALTVESVDGTRISNVVVRERSGDETQGDEQDEE, from the coding sequence ATGGTAGACGTCGCCCTCTCGGTCGGGCGGATACTGCTCGCGCTGTTTCTCGTGGTTCTCAACGGCTTCTTCGTCGCCGCCGAGTTCGCCTTCGTGAAGATTCGCTCGACACAGGTCGAAGCGCTGGCCGAGGGAGGCGGTCGGTCCGCGAAAATCGTCAAGGAAGCGACCGACAACCTCGACGACTACCTCGCGGTCAGCCAACTCGGCATCACCATCGCCTCGCTCGGACTCGGCTGGATCGGCGAACCGGCGGTGGCGGCGCTCATCGACCCGATTCTGGAGCCGGTTCTTCCGCCGGAGACGCTCCACATCGTCACCGTCGGCATCGGCTTCGGCATCATCACGTTCCTGCACGTCGTCTTCGGCGAACTCGCACCCAAGACGCTCGGCATCCAGGAGGCCGAGCGCATCGCGCTGCTCGTCGCCGTACCGATGAAACTGTTCTACTACCTCTTCGTCCCGGGCATCGTGGTGTTCAACGGGACGGCGATCTTCTTCACCCGACTCGTCGGCGTCTCCCCGGCCTCCGAGACCGACGAGACGCACACCGAGGAGGAGATTCTTACCATCGTCACGCAGTCGGGTCGGAAAGGAGACGTGGAGATGGAGGAGGTGGAGATGATAGAGGCGGTATTCGACCTCGGCGACACCGTCGCGCGCGAAATAATGACGCCGCGTCCGGACGTGATGACGATCTCGGCAGAGACACCGCTGGACGAACTCCGGTCGACCGTCGCGAACGAGCGATACACCCGCTACCCTGTCGTCGAAACCGACGATCCCGGTCAAGTCGTCGGGTTCGTCCACGTCAAGGACGTGTTCCGGGCGGTCGAAGGCGGACGTCAAGAGACCGATCGACTCCGCGCCCGCGACATCGCCCGCGAGGCTATCGTCATTCCCGAGGACCGCGATATCGACGATATACTGGCGGAGTTCCGTCGGCGAAAAATCCAACTTGCCGTGGTTATCGACGAGTGGGGTGCCTTCGAGGGCATCGTCACTATCGAGGACGTCGTCGAGGAACTCGTCGGCGAGATTCACGACGAGTTCGACGCCGAGGCAACGGAGCCGACCATCGAACGACGCGACGACGGCGGCTACACCTTCGAGGGCCGCGTCGCCATCAACGAAGTCAACGAGGCGCTCGGCACAGCGTTCCAGAGCGAGGAGTTCGACACCATCGGCGGACTGGTGTTGAGCGAACTCGGGCGCGCGCCGAAATCCGGCGACCGAATACTCGTCGACGGGTACGCGCTGACGGTCGAATCAGTTGACGGTACCCGTATCTCGAACGTCGTCGTCCGAGAGCGTAGCGGGGACGAGACGCAGGGCGACGAACAGGACGAAGAGTAG
- a CDS encoding GNAT family N-acetyltransferase, with the protein MFPETVETERLRLERLGPDTVDVHDFYAVMSAAEMDEVTRHHTQTRHETPKESADYLDEKAEQWENGEAAQYVVRPQADEDGAGKFAGVTGLGFQWEKRTAIMGLWLRPRFWGRGYSGERAAALLELAFAELDLELASPEHTPENEQSKRAIEKYVGRFGGRYEGILRNWVPAEMTTTGEAWNLHRYSISREEWRAADDDETVETPDVEVRYG; encoded by the coding sequence ATGTTCCCCGAGACGGTCGAGACAGAACGCCTCCGCCTGGAGCGTCTCGGTCCCGACACGGTCGACGTGCACGATTTCTACGCCGTGATGTCGGCGGCGGAGATGGACGAGGTGACGCGTCACCACACGCAGACGCGGCACGAGACGCCGAAGGAGAGCGCCGACTATCTCGACGAGAAAGCCGAGCAGTGGGAGAACGGTGAGGCGGCGCAGTACGTCGTCCGCCCGCAGGCGGACGAAGACGGCGCAGGGAAGTTCGCTGGCGTCACCGGCCTCGGATTCCAGTGGGAGAAGCGCACGGCTATCATGGGTCTGTGGCTCCGGCCGCGCTTCTGGGGCCGCGGCTACTCCGGCGAGCGCGCGGCGGCGCTGCTCGAACTCGCCTTCGCGGAGTTGGACCTCGAACTCGCTTCGCCCGAACACACTCCGGAGAACGAGCAGTCGAAACGCGCCATCGAAAAGTACGTCGGCAGGTTCGGTGGTCGCTACGAGGGCATCCTCCGCAACTGGGTCCCCGCCGAGATGACGACGACGGGAGAGGCGTGGAACCTCCACCGCTACTCCATCTCGCGGGAGGAGTGGCGCGCTG